GCGGCAGGCGTCGTCCGTGCGCCCCGTCTCGTCGTAGATGAGGCCCAGGTTCTTGTAGCCGAGGCAGAACGAGGGGTTCGTCGTCACCGCCGCCTTGATGTTTTCCAGCGCGCGGTCCGTCTCGCCCTTCTTGTAGTACGCCCAGCCCATGTTGCCCTGAGCGATGTAGGGCGTCGGGTAGACCATGTCGTTGAGGACCTGCTCGTAGAGCTTGATGGCCTGGTCATACCGGCCCTGGTCCAGGTGCACGTTGGCCAGGTTGTTGCGCGCCTCGGAGAACGTGGGACGGACCTTGAGGGCCCGCTCGTAGTGGGTCACGGCCTCGTCCGGCCGGCGGAAGGCCAGGTGCAGCAGCAGCCCCATGGCGTTGTTGGCCTCGGGGTAGTCCGGGTCATTCTCCAGCGACTGCTGCAGCTCGCGCACCGCGTCCTGCATGTGGCCCTGCTGCTGCGCCTGGAGGGCCAGGTCGTAGTGGATCTCCGCGCTCCGCCGCTCCTTCTCCGTCGGAGTGTGGGCACAACCAGCGGACACCAGGAGGAGCGCGAGCGAGCAGGACGCGAGGGCGAGGCGGGACATGGGGCGATGGGCTCTCAGCGGGAGAAAGGGGGGTTCAGAAGGCGGCGAGGAAGCGGCCCAGCGTGGTGGTGACGTTCTTCTTCTCCTCGGCGCGCGCCACCACGGCGGGCACGAGCTTCGGGTCCTTGAAGAACACGGGCAGCGTCTTGAGCCACTCGTCCTGCTGTGGGGGCGGCGCGGCGCGCCAGTTGGCGTCGTCCATCATGAAGCCGAGCGACTCCACGAAGGCCAGCGCGTCGCCCTCGTCTTCGCGGTACTCGTCCGCGTTGCTGTTGCGCCGGCCGGACAGGTACACCGCGCAGTCCCCGGCCTCGGCCAGATAGAGGTACACGAAGACGGCGGCGCCCTGCCCGCCGCGAATGCCCACGACGAAGGCCTGCGCCGGCCCGGCCTGCTTGCCGGGAATGGCCACGTGCGGCGTGTTGAGGGAGGTGTGCAGCGCGAGGATCTGCTCCCGCGTGGCGGGCAGGCCGCGGTAGCGCTCGTCGAGGTTGAACACGGTGGTGTCTCCGTTACCGGAAAAGCCCCTCGCCCGTCAGCGCGTGGTGAGGGTGTACTCCTGCGTGGCGTCCTGCGCGTCCGCCGCCGTCTTCTGGAAGCGGATGAGGGGGTTGTCGATCATCACATTGCCACCGCCCTCGTTGCCCTCGCCAATGA
The genomic region above belongs to Pyxidicoccus trucidator and contains:
- a CDS encoding social motility and stimulation tgl protein encodes the protein MFNLDERYRGLPATREQILALHTSLNTPHVAIPGKQAGPAQAFVVGIRGGQGAAVFVYLYLAEAGDCAVYLSGRRNSNADEYREDEGDALAFVESLGFMMDDANWRAAPPPQQDEWLKTLPVFFKDPKLVPAVVARAEEKKNVTTTLGRFLAAF
- the tgl gene encoding social motility TPR repeat lipoprotein Tgl is translated as MSRLALASCSLALLLVSAGCAHTPTEKERRSAEIHYDLALQAQQQGHMQDAVRELQQSLENDPDYPEANNAMGLLLHLAFRRPDEAVTHYERALKVRPTFSEARNNLANVHLDQGRYDQAIKLYEQVLNDMVYPTPYIAQGNMGWAYYKKGETDRALENIKAAVTTNPSFCLGYKNLGLIYDETGRTDDACRQFTRYRESCPETADAYMREGVCQAKRGQVDEAKAAFAGCETKAKPAEHQMKDDCRRLLEKL